The following proteins are encoded in a genomic region of Alosa alosa isolate M-15738 ecotype Scorff River chromosome 10, AALO_Geno_1.1, whole genome shotgun sequence:
- the si:ch211-69l10.4 gene encoding THAP domain-containing protein 6 isoform X2, whose product MAETKARCHCSVPLCTSNKQRQPYLSFHGFPTELSLRKKWIKAVRRDEGPNFKIKQGSTFVCSRHFSESDYTNATGGIRLALANEANFTNRVRIKRLKIGSVPSRFQWNNWGLPRRESAYKRASTRLGHDVCPALPLEHPLPCEEEAMEEVAASVVMKEHDYGSAPKPGALDAAAARIQQLEDQVKELTTELSQLKVGRVHFNRFGVSDKDILFYTRFTSRDVFCAFWEAIQPSASMVVYWSKAQKKGQTVAPISPSPTRRLQLVDEFFLFCCRVAAGLQEKVLADMFQQ is encoded by the exons ATGGCTGAAACGAAGGCTAGATGTCATTGCTCTGTTCCACTTTGTACATCGAACAAACAACGCCAACCCTACTTAAGTTTCCATGGATTCCCGACTGAATTGAGTCTAAGGAAGAAGTGGATTAAAGCGGTTCGCCGGGATGAAGGGCCAaactttaaaataaaacaaggTAGCACGTTTGTTTGTAGCCGGCACTTTAGTGAATCAGACTACACTAACGCTACAGGTGGTATCAGGCTAGCGTTAGCTAACGAGGCTAACTTTACCAATCGGGTTCGCATCAAGCGTCTGAAAATCGGGTCTGTGCCCTCCCGTTTTCAGTGGAACAACTGGGGACTGCCAAGAAGGGAGTCCGCTTATAAAAGAGCATCAACTCGCTTAGGTCATGACGTTTGCCCTGCCCTTCCTCTGGAGCACCCCCTGCCATGTGAGGAAGAGGCTATGGAGGAGGTCGCAGCTTCGGTGGTGATGAAAGAACATGATTACGGCTCTGCTCCTAAACCAG GTGCactggatgctgctgctgcacgcATACAGCAATTGGAAGACCAAGTCAAGGAGCTGACAACAGAGCTATCACAGCTGAAAGTGGGTCGAGTGCATTTTAACAGATTTGGTGTATCAGACAAGGACATCCTTTTTTACACAAGATTCACATcaagagatgttttttgtgcCTTCTGGGAGGCTATTCAACCATCTGCCTCCATGGTGGTTTATTGGTCGAAAGCTCAGAAAAAGGGACAAACAGTTGCACCCATTTCTCCCAGTCCAACGCGTAGACTGCAACTAGTTGATGAGTTTTTTCTCTTCTGCTGCCGAGTTGCTGCAGGCCTGCAAGAGAAGGTGCTGGCTGACATGTTTCAG
- the si:ch211-69l10.4 gene encoding THAP domain-containing protein 6 isoform X1, translating into MAETKARCHCSVPLCTSNKQRQPYLSFHGFPTELSLRKKWIKAVRRDEGPNFKIKQGSTFVCSRHFSESDYTNATGGIRLALANEANFTNRVRIKRLKIGSVPSRFQWNNWGLPRRESAYKRASTRLGHDVCPALPLEHPLPCEEEAMEEVAASVVMKEHDYGSAPKPGALDAAAARIQQLEDQVKELTTELSQLKVGRVHFNRFGVSDKDILFYTRFTSRDVFCAFWEAIQPSASMVVYWSKAQKKGQTVAPISPSPTRRLQLVDEFFLFCCRVAAGLQEKVLADMFQVSVSTVSRVVITWANYLYLLLGTLPIWMSKQQVKDTMPSKFVQYCRHGLLREHCVPGVTLGHTVRGMRAHGAAHTAAEK; encoded by the exons ATGGCTGAAACGAAGGCTAGATGTCATTGCTCTGTTCCACTTTGTACATCGAACAAACAACGCCAACCCTACTTAAGTTTCCATGGATTCCCGACTGAATTGAGTCTAAGGAAGAAGTGGATTAAAGCGGTTCGCCGGGATGAAGGGCCAaactttaaaataaaacaaggTAGCACGTTTGTTTGTAGCCGGCACTTTAGTGAATCAGACTACACTAACGCTACAGGTGGTATCAGGCTAGCGTTAGCTAACGAGGCTAACTTTACCAATCGGGTTCGCATCAAGCGTCTGAAAATCGGGTCTGTGCCCTCCCGTTTTCAGTGGAACAACTGGGGACTGCCAAGAAGGGAGTCCGCTTATAAAAGAGCATCAACTCGCTTAGGTCATGACGTTTGCCCTGCCCTTCCTCTGGAGCACCCCCTGCCATGTGAGGAAGAGGCTATGGAGGAGGTCGCAGCTTCGGTGGTGATGAAAGAACATGATTACGGCTCTGCTCCTAAACCAG GTGCactggatgctgctgctgcacgcATACAGCAATTGGAAGACCAAGTCAAGGAGCTGACAACAGAGCTATCACAGCTGAAAGTGGGTCGAGTGCATTTTAACAGATTTGGTGTATCAGACAAGGACATCCTTTTTTACACAAGATTCACATcaagagatgttttttgtgcCTTCTGGGAGGCTATTCAACCATCTGCCTCCATGGTGGTTTATTGGTCGAAAGCTCAGAAAAAGGGACAAACAGTTGCACCCATTTCTCCCAGTCCAACGCGTAGACTGCAACTAGTTGATGAGTTTTTTCTCTTCTGCTGCCGAGTTGCTGCAGGCCTGCAAGAGAAGGTGCTGGCTGACATGTTTCAGGTCAGTGTGTCCACTGTCTCCCGTGTTGTTATAACGTGGGCCAACTACCTTTACCTGCTCCTTGGCACCCTTCCCATCTGGATGAGTAAACAGCAAGTCAAGGACACCATGCCAAGCAAATTTGTGCAGTATTGTCGCCACGGTTTGCTCCGCGAACATTGTGTCCCAGGCGTAACTTTGGGACACACTGTTCGCGGAATGAGGGCACACGGGGCAGCTCACACCGCGGCTGAAAAATAG